TGGCTTGGGGCTATCTTGGCGTTGAGAAGCTTAGCTTGATGTTCCAAAACCTACAAAAATCTTGAAAGTCTGCGCTTATAAATTGGGACCCGTTGTCCGTGACGATCTCCTTGGGCACCCCATACCTGCATATAACATTCTTCCAGATAAAACCTTTTACCTCTTTATCCCTAACCTGGTGAAAAGAATCTGCCTCGATCCACTTGGTGAAGTAGTCCGTTACGGCTAACATGTAGACTTTTTGCCCAAGGGCAACATGTAGTTTGCCTACGATGTCCATCCCCCATTTCATGAAGGGCCATGGAGAAGTGATAGCTTTTAGTGGCTTTGGGGGTAAGTGGAAGACTTGGGCAAATCGTTGGCACTTATCGCATCTCTTGACATAGTCTGTTGAATCGGCTTTCATGGTGGGCCAATAATACCCACTAGTCAGGGTTCGATGGGCGAGGCTTCTTCTACCCGAATGGTCGCCGCATTCCCCCTCATGTAGCTCGGAAAGGACATATCTTGCCTCTGCATGGTTAATACATCTCAAGTATGGACCATTGTAAGAGCGCTTATACAATTTACCTCGAATAATGGAGAATCGGACTGCTTGGGCTTTGAGTCGGCGTGCTTCATTTCTGTCATCTGGAAGTGTGTCTTGTGCTAAGTAATCCGTTATGGGGGTCATCCAGGTTGGTTCGGCTGACACTTCATGGACTTGTTCCTCCTTATCCTTTTGAGTCGCTGGCCATTGGAGGCAGGTTATCTGAATGACCTTTGGTTGCGTGGTCTGGATGGATGACCCCAAGTTGGCTAATGCGTCGGCATGGCTATTGTCCCCTCGTGGAACTTGGCTCAGGGTGAACTCCTCAAAGCTCAATTGTAACTCTTTAGTTTTGCCCAGATAGGCTATCATTTTGGCATCCTTGGCTTGGTAGGATCCTTGCATTTGATTGACCACAAGATGGGAGTCGCTGAAGACATTAATTCGTTTGACCCCTATCTCCTTGGCCAATTCAAGTCCAGCCAGCATTGCCTCATACTCCGCCTCGTTGTTGGTTGCCTTGAATTGACACCGAACTGATTGTTCGACCATGTCGCCCTGAGGTGAAATAAGGACCAAGCTAAGTCCACTTCCCCTCATATTGCTGGACCCGTCAACATAAAGTTTCCAAATCCCCGTTTGATCGGGTTCTTCGGTCATGCAACATAGTTCCTTGTCGGTCTGCATGGTAAGGTTAGGAGTGAAATCAACAATGAAGTCTGATAGTACCTGAGATTTAAGGGTCGTTTGGGGCTTGAAGGTAATGTCGTATTCGCTTAGTTCCACTGCCCATTTGGTCAATCGACCCGATAGCTCTGGCTTGTGGAGTATGGCTTTGAGGGGGTATGTGGTCACCACTGAGATCGAGTGACATTGGAAGTAGGGTCGAAGTTTTCTTGCCGTGTGGACCAATGCG
The genomic region above belongs to Salvia miltiorrhiza cultivar Shanhuang (shh) chromosome 5, IMPLAD_Smil_shh, whole genome shotgun sequence and contains:
- the LOC131025645 gene encoding uncharacterized protein LOC131025645, translating into MLVDATAGHELLSFMDAYSGYQQIRMHPDDEEKTAFMTNMGLYCYMFMPFGKFLGYMVTQRGIEANPAQIDSIMKIQSPTCVKDVQKLTGMIAAGVRGGITTTQAIPDQPAPSVLLVYLAVSETTVSAVLVREDEGRQAPIYYVSKSLLDAETRYSQLEKLALALVHTARKLRPYFQCHSISVVTTYPLKAILHKPELSGRLTKWAVELSEYDITFKPQTTLKSQVLSDFIVDFTPNLTMQTDKELCCMTEEPDQTGIWKLYVDGSSNMRGSGLSLVLISPQGDMVEQSVRCQFKATNNEAEYEAMLAGLELAKEIGVKRINVFSDSHLVVNQMQGSYQAKDAKMIAYLGKTKELQLSFEEFTLSQVPRGDNSHADALANLGSSIQTTQPKVIQITCLQWPATQKDKEEQVHEVSAEPTWMTPITDYLAQDTLPDDRNEARRLKAQAVRFSIIRGKLYKRSYNGPYLRCINHAEARYVLSELHEGECGDHSGRRSLAHRTLTSGYYWPTMKADSTDYVKRCDKCQRFAQVFHLPPKPLKAITSPWPFMKWGMDIVGKLHVALGQKVYMLAVTDYFTKWIEADSFHQVRDKEVKGFIWKNVICRYGVPKEIVTDNGSQFISADFQDFCRFWNIKLSFSTPR